In the genome of Hyphobacterium sp. CCMP332, one region contains:
- a CDS encoding TonB-dependent receptor — MLRHKAFLALMLLYSHWLYAQTLTLEGLVQSSDGEALPGALLHLHEPDINIASDNAGRFSFNNLKPGYYHLHVNFIGFQEQILDIDLNESLYLKIELKEAYKELDEVVVESSFMNSDVADASQSIQNVNKERLIKSGGGSFVNSLEEIPGISAINTGVGIAKPVIRGMSFNRVLVNDNGIKQEGQQWGSDHGLEIDQFNVGRVEIVKGPATLMYGSDALGGAINILPNRIPASGEVTGEIRGLYRSNNAAYGTSFMVEGAKNSIYARARFSTLDFADYRVPASEFVYNTYRLNIENERLKNTAGRERNSALTLGLRKSWGSANITYTRFDQKAGLFAGAVGIPRAYDLNDDGDIRNIDLPRQQTVHDKIVLNSLVKLGNNWLETQMGYQNNHREERTLPHAHGVGPVPEGNLALNLNLQTFTFNSRLRRRVNGKTKDVYGISAQYQLNKESGYEHLLSPFTALQTGIYAMRQYELSPSFILSGGLRLDYGEIKIEEFFSPVWINAESVDYYSQRNPEIDKSFFNYSASAGFSWFPDPDLNLKVNLGRSFRIPTAAELSINGVHHGTFRHELGNKDLNSEIGYQADLGIVYNKKTIQFSFSPYLNYFRDYIYLSPTSSFGYTDQTGNLVLLPEAGQTFQYKQNNALITGFEVLADYHFVSHWHVELGTEYVYKYNLDTEIPLPFTPPPSIHLGMDYDWKWQKTSFSIGGNVKNYFDQNNVDRNEMPTPGFQLFGLSANINRKIGKNSISLYTQVRNLFDRKYFNHLSRYRLLNLPEQGRDIIINLLYNF; from the coding sequence ATGCTTAGACATAAGGCTTTTTTGGCCTTGATGTTATTGTATTCTCATTGGCTGTATGCACAGACTTTGACATTGGAAGGGCTGGTTCAGTCCTCGGATGGCGAAGCTCTGCCCGGTGCTTTACTTCATCTTCACGAACCCGATATCAATATCGCAAGTGATAATGCAGGACGTTTCAGTTTTAATAACTTAAAACCGGGCTATTATCATTTGCATGTCAATTTCATCGGTTTCCAAGAGCAGATTCTGGATATAGACCTCAATGAAAGTTTATATCTCAAAATAGAGCTTAAGGAAGCCTATAAAGAACTTGACGAGGTAGTAGTGGAATCCAGCTTTATGAATAGTGATGTTGCTGATGCCTCACAGAGTATTCAGAATGTGAATAAGGAGCGTTTAATCAAATCCGGTGGTGGCTCATTTGTTAATTCTTTGGAAGAAATTCCGGGCATTTCGGCGATTAATACGGGCGTAGGTATTGCCAAACCTGTAATAAGAGGAATGAGTTTCAACCGTGTATTGGTCAATGACAACGGAATAAAGCAGGAGGGCCAACAATGGGGTTCGGATCACGGGCTGGAAATCGATCAATTTAATGTTGGAAGAGTGGAAATTGTTAAAGGGCCTGCCACCTTAATGTATGGCTCAGATGCATTGGGTGGAGCTATCAACATTTTACCCAATAGAATACCCGCTTCAGGAGAAGTAACCGGTGAAATAAGAGGTTTGTACCGAAGCAATAATGCGGCTTATGGAACATCATTTATGGTAGAAGGAGCCAAAAATTCGATTTATGCAAGAGCTCGTTTTTCAACATTGGATTTTGCGGATTATAGAGTGCCGGCATCAGAATTTGTTTACAATACCTACCGTCTTAATATCGAAAATGAAAGACTGAAAAACACGGCGGGTAGAGAAAGAAATTCTGCCTTGACTCTTGGTTTGAGAAAATCCTGGGGTTCTGCAAATATTACTTATACCCGTTTTGATCAGAAAGCAGGCTTATTTGCCGGTGCGGTCGGTATTCCCAGAGCCTATGATCTTAATGATGATGGTGATATCAGAAATATAGATTTGCCGCGGCAACAAACGGTCCATGATAAGATTGTTTTGAATTCATTGGTGAAATTGGGCAATAACTGGCTTGAAACACAAATGGGATATCAAAACAACCATCGGGAGGAACGTACACTTCCTCATGCCCATGGCGTAGGACCAGTTCCCGAAGGTAATCTTGCTTTAAATCTGAATCTGCAAACTTTCACATTTAATTCCAGACTGCGCAGAAGGGTGAATGGAAAAACAAAAGACGTTTATGGCATTTCGGCTCAATATCAGCTAAATAAAGAGTCGGGTTATGAGCATTTGTTATCACCATTCACAGCGCTTCAAACCGGAATTTATGCAATGCGTCAATACGAGCTTTCTCCATCATTTATTTTAAGTGGTGGTTTAAGATTAGACTATGGAGAAATAAAAATAGAAGAGTTCTTTTCTCCTGTTTGGATCAACGCTGAGAGTGTAGATTATTACAGCCAGAGAAATCCTGAAATTGACAAATCCTTTTTTAACTATTCTGCATCAGCCGGTTTCTCCTGGTTTCCGGATCCCGATTTGAATCTGAAAGTTAATCTTGGGAGAAGCTTCAGAATTCCAACGGCTGCGGAATTATCGATCAATGGTGTTCATCACGGAACTTTTCGACATGAACTAGGCAATAAGGATCTGAATTCAGAAATAGGCTATCAGGCTGATTTGGGAATTGTTTACAATAAAAAAACCATACAGTTTTCTTTTAGTCCTTATCTGAATTATTTCAGAGATTATATCTATCTCAGTCCGACCAGTAGTTTTGGCTACACCGATCAGACCGGGAATTTGGTATTACTTCCCGAGGCCGGACAGACTTTTCAATATAAACAGAATAACGCGCTTATTACTGGATTTGAAGTTCTGGCCGACTATCATTTCGTAAGTCATTGGCATGTGGAACTCGGTACTGAATATGTATACAAATACAATTTAGATACAGAAATTCCATTGCCTTTTACGCCACCACCTTCCATTCATCTGGGTATGGATTACGATTGGAAATGGCAAAAAACAAGCTTTTCAATCGGTGGAAATGTGAAGAATTACTTTGATCAAAACAATGTGGACAGAAATGAAATGCCAACACCCGGATTTCAGCTATTTGGACTTTCGGCCAACATCAATCGAAAGATTGGCAAAAATTCGATTAGTCTTTATACGCAGGTACGCAATCTTTTTGACAGAAAATATTTTAATCACCTGAGCAGGTACAGATTACTTAATCTGCCTGAACAGGGAAGAGACATAATTATAAACTTATTATACAATTTTTAA
- a CDS encoding DUF4625 domain-containing protein: protein MKHLIKSILIAVMTVFLITACGDDDSEPQDTSKPIISDVHVENHDPGGKIGSGDDEKVMAGEEGEVHFQLMDNRELGSWKIDIHDAFDGHGHGKVFANYSIILSGNTGGTMQEIEVDLGEIPSEATAGEYHCIINATDAAGNSADFAEVIFILSNGTEPQLELISPDLANTEHMDKGMTFTMEGTLTDDTGIKSFEIYMEEEGHDDHDHGKTGEEAILLFDKDDFGDNVLSFDLAEAGQLTIPADMEDGNYYIKFVSGDSDGNTMIEKFEIHIE, encoded by the coding sequence ATGAAACATTTAATAAAATCAATATTAATTGCAGTAATGACTGTATTTTTAATTACAGCATGCGGTGATGATGATTCAGAACCACAGGATACATCAAAACCTATAATCTCGGATGTACATGTAGAAAATCATGATCCCGGAGGTAAAATTGGATCAGGTGATGATGAAAAAGTCATGGCAGGTGAAGAAGGCGAAGTGCATTTTCAGCTGATGGACAACAGAGAACTGGGGAGCTGGAAAATTGATATCCACGATGCTTTTGATGGCCATGGGCATGGAAAAGTATTCGCAAATTATTCAATAATTCTCTCCGGAAATACTGGTGGAACAATGCAGGAAATTGAAGTTGATTTGGGAGAAATTCCTTCTGAGGCTACTGCGGGTGAGTATCACTGTATCATCAATGCCACAGATGCCGCGGGTAATAGTGCCGATTTTGCTGAAGTGATTTTTATATTGTCAAATGGTACAGAACCACAATTGGAGCTAATTAGTCCTGATCTGGCAAATACAGAGCATATGGATAAAGGAATGACTTTTACTATGGAAGGTACACTTACCGATGATACTGGAATTAAAAGTTTTGAGATTTACATGGAAGAGGAAGGGCACGACGACCACGACCATGGAAAAACAGGCGAAGAAGCCATTTTATTGTTTGATAAAGATGATTTTGGAGACAATGTCCTTTCATTTGATCTTGCAGAAGCCGGTCAATTGACAATTCCTGCTGACATGGAAGACGGTAATTATTATATCAAATTTGTTTCAGGTGATTCCGATGGCAATACGATGATTGAGAAATTTGAGATTCACATTGAATAA
- a CDS encoding Arc family DNA binding domain-containing protein: MAKKKAFVLRLDPETFKALEKWAADEFRSTNGQIEFIIDKALKDSKRKK, from the coding sequence ATGGCCAAGAAGAAAGCATTTGTATTAAGGCTGGACCCCGAAACCTTCAAAGCGCTTGAAAAATGGGCCGCCGATGAATTTCGAAGCACCAATGGTCAGATTGAATTTATCATTGATAAAGCTTTGAAAGATTCAAAAAGGAAGAAATAG
- a CDS encoding SPFH domain-containing protein, whose translation MNEKVVKPVSGYPMVILCAIIILGSIGGLIALKMPWLLFLTALGAFLIIGFMIVNPNESKVLVLFGDYMGTVKANGFFWVNPFYIKRKISLRARNFDSEKVKVNDKLGNPILISIILVWQVKETFKAAFEVDDYANFVRVQSDAAVRKLAGSYPYDNFDDEEKEITLRSGLEEVNHALEEELKERLNIAGIHVIEARIGYLAYASEIAGAMLRRQQATAIVAARLKIVEGAVGMVDIALEELSKKEIIDLDEEKKAAMVSNLMVVLCADKDVSPVVNSGTLYH comes from the coding sequence ATGAATGAAAAAGTAGTAAAACCGGTATCAGGGTATCCGATGGTGATTCTTTGTGCCATAATAATATTAGGTTCGATAGGAGGACTGATTGCATTAAAAATGCCTTGGCTTTTGTTTTTAACGGCATTGGGAGCTTTTCTTATTATAGGATTTATGATTGTCAATCCCAATGAATCCAAAGTGCTGGTGCTTTTTGGAGACTATATGGGAACGGTTAAGGCCAATGGCTTTTTTTGGGTTAATCCTTTTTATATCAAAAGAAAAATTTCACTGCGCGCCAGAAACTTTGATTCCGAAAAAGTTAAAGTCAACGATAAGCTGGGCAACCCGATTTTAATAAGCATTATTCTTGTATGGCAAGTGAAAGAGACATTTAAAGCTGCATTTGAAGTTGATGATTATGCCAATTTCGTAAGAGTGCAATCGGATGCTGCAGTAAGAAAACTGGCGGGCTCTTACCCTTATGATAATTTTGACGATGAGGAAAAAGAAATCACTTTGCGTTCCGGTCTGGAAGAGGTTAATCACGCTTTAGAAGAGGAATTAAAGGAGCGATTAAATATAGCGGGAATCCATGTCATAGAAGCGCGAATCGGTTATTTGGCCTATGCTTCTGAAATTGCAGGTGCCATGCTCCGAAGACAACAGGCAACGGCCATAGTTGCTGCAAGATTGAAAATTGTAGAGGGCGCTGTGGGAATGGTGGATATTGCACTTGAAGAACTCAGTAAGAAAGAAATTATCGATTTGGATGAAGAAAAAAAGGCTGCTATGGTGAGCAATCTGATGGTTGTATTATGCGCTGATAAAGATGTGAGCCCGGTCGTGAATTCAGGTACACTATATCATTAA
- a CDS encoding sigma-70 family RNA polymerase sigma factor: MESSQHSVHLYLVDQCIEGDRKAQFELYKLYSKAMYNICRRMMGNDDEARDVLQDAFVSAFTKLSSFNRNSTFGAWLKRIVINHCLNALNKKKLYFEEINDQTELAQADEGHDPDYLKQGAQNILKAIDKISEGCKTVLNLYLFEGYDHKEIAEILEISESTSKAQYSKAKKKIRDLIESGAI; the protein is encoded by the coding sequence TTGGAATCGAGCCAGCATAGCGTACATCTGTATTTGGTGGATCAATGTATAGAAGGAGATCGCAAGGCTCAGTTCGAATTGTATAAGTTGTATTCAAAAGCCATGTATAACATTTGCAGACGTATGATGGGAAATGATGATGAAGCCAGGGATGTGCTTCAGGATGCTTTTGTGTCTGCATTTACCAAACTGAGCAGTTTTAACAGAAATTCTACCTTCGGTGCCTGGCTAAAACGGATCGTCATCAATCATTGTCTTAATGCCCTCAACAAAAAGAAATTGTATTTCGAAGAAATCAATGATCAAACGGAACTTGCACAGGCAGATGAGGGCCATGACCCCGATTACCTCAAACAGGGAGCTCAGAATATTTTAAAAGCTATCGATAAAATCAGCGAAGGCTGCAAGACGGTTTTGAACCTTTATCTTTTTGAAGGTTATGACCACAAGGAAATCGCCGAAATACTGGAAATCAGCGAGTCAACCTCAAAGGCCCAGTATTCAAAGGCGAAAAAGAAAATTAGAGACTTAATTGAATCCGGAGCGATATGA
- a CDS encoding peptidoglycan DD-metalloendopeptidase family protein produces MNYRKPFIQFSILVLTFLFINACNKAPKKELSGTIEEEIIAEQVPEPQYLYGIQIDSFEVKKDKVKRNQNLSEILNPRNVDYKTIDQLARKSRKIFDVRKIKTGNPYTLLCDRDSGASAKFMIYEKNPIEYVVFDLRDSITIYESKKPVDTIRKSFTGVIYNSLYMTILENGGNIQLVNALAEMYAWQIDFFRIQKNDKFKVIYDELFVDGESVGLHKILAAQFEHFNDNFSAYYFHQDAEHDYFDDNGESLRKAFLKAPLKYSRISSKYTMRRYHPVQKRYKAHLGTDYAAPQGTPIYAVGDGVIAEARYKKYNGNYVKIRHNSVYSTQYLHMYKIKSGIKPGKTVRQGDVIGYVGSTGLATGPHCCFRFWKNGHQVDPFRQKIPPSKPVAESNMESFKKIQKKYKKQLNKLEYPKEDIIIWDSTDAQISMQSSFRPYL; encoded by the coding sequence ATGAACTATCGTAAACCATTCATTCAGTTTTCCATACTGGTTTTAACCTTCCTTTTTATAAATGCCTGTAATAAAGCACCAAAAAAAGAGCTTTCTGGTACTATAGAAGAAGAAATTATAGCCGAACAGGTGCCCGAGCCGCAATATTTATATGGAATTCAGATCGATTCTTTTGAAGTTAAAAAAGACAAGGTCAAACGAAATCAAAATTTATCTGAAATACTCAATCCCAGAAACGTTGACTATAAAACCATAGATCAGTTGGCCAGAAAGTCAAGAAAAATATTTGATGTCCGGAAAATTAAAACCGGCAATCCATATACGCTCCTATGCGATAGAGACTCGGGTGCATCAGCAAAATTTATGATTTATGAGAAAAACCCAATTGAATACGTGGTATTTGATTTAAGGGATTCCATTACTATTTACGAATCGAAAAAACCGGTAGACACCATTCGAAAAAGCTTTACCGGTGTGATTTACAATTCGCTTTATATGACCATTTTGGAAAATGGGGGCAATATTCAATTGGTAAATGCCCTTGCCGAAATGTATGCATGGCAAATTGATTTCTTTCGAATCCAGAAAAACGACAAGTTTAAAGTCATTTACGATGAATTATTTGTGGACGGTGAATCTGTAGGTCTCCACAAAATTCTGGCCGCACAATTTGAACATTTTAACGATAATTTCAGCGCTTATTATTTTCACCAGGACGCAGAGCACGACTATTTTGATGACAATGGCGAAAGCCTGAGAAAGGCATTTTTGAAAGCTCCATTAAAGTATTCTAGAATTAGTTCAAAGTACACCATGAGGCGATATCACCCGGTACAGAAAAGATATAAGGCTCATTTGGGAACCGATTATGCTGCACCACAGGGCACTCCCATATATGCCGTTGGAGATGGTGTAATAGCGGAAGCCCGTTACAAAAAATACAATGGTAATTATGTTAAAATCCGCCACAACAGTGTGTATTCCACTCAGTATTTACACATGTACAAGATCAAATCGGGTATTAAACCGGGCAAAACAGTTAGGCAGGGTGATGTGATCGGATATGTGGGCAGTACTGGTCTGGCTACAGGGCCACATTGTTGTTTCCGATTTTGGAAAAACGGACATCAGGTCGATCCATTCAGACAAAAAATACCCCCATCAAAACCCGTTGCGGAATCAAATATGGAGTCATTTAAAAAGATTCAAAAAAAGTATAAAAAGCAACTCAATAAGTTAGAATATCCTAAAGAAGATATCATTATTTGGGATAGCACGGATGCCCAAATAAGCATGCAGTCATCATTCAGACCCTATCTCTGA